The DNA segment agaaaagaaatatacaactgaCATTCTGAACTGATTATCCACAACATGTTAAAGGATGGTAAGCAGCGTCAGACGCAAGGAATATGGGACTAGGGTTTTAAAGGACAGACGATCACGAAGGAGGAGGCTGAGAGTTTACAGACATCCTACAAATGTAAATATCCTACGGGAAAGCACACGGAACCAGTAAATGCATTTGGACATCAAACTCATTTTCTCCCGAGGCTGAATTTCTGAGGTTTCCCTGCGGCAGATGCTTGTCATTGGTCGGACCTTTGTAAAACAAGGTGCTTCTTCCATCAAATCAGTTTTTAAGGGGGCTCTTTTCTAACtggtaaacaaaaaatttacttctttttgcatttcctgCCTTTTGTCAGCTCTTGTTAAGTGAATTACGGTGCGTGTTGTGAAGTCAGAAACTTTGCTTTATTTGGAAAGCACAAGCGCGTAACCACCAGTCAGTTATTCAGCCTCAGAGGATGCTTCTTCTGCCATGCAACCCCCACTGGACGACTTTGCCCAGAAAGCTCTCAACGTCCCGACAGCATCCGAAAATGAGATTGGAACACAAGGGATGCAGTGTTTGCTTTCGGCCCGTCATTGTTGTTTCTCTAAATGGGGTGGTTCCTTAAGgtcgccactaacgttcagttaaacctgcgcagttatgcctgcacagtcggcctgcacaggcaaaactgaacctactaacgttcagttttgcctgcacaggcatacctgcgcaggtataactgaacgttagtgggttcagtttagcctgcacaggccgactgtgtaggcataactgcacaggtataactgagctttagtggcggccttaagtgGGGTGGTTCCtaagtcttttcttttaaatgtctCTTTGCTGATTTAAGCAATGTTTCCCACTGTCTCTGAGGCAAATCTCCAGTAAATATTACACCTCCTGATAATCCCCAGGGTGATGCCTAGGGGATACAGGGAGGGAAAAGTGAATGATAGTAAATAACTGATGATTTTCAGCAGAGAGTATGGTATCATTTGCTTGattcacaaaagaataaaatagaaagacctaaagaacaaaaaaaaaaaaaaacccaagtttCTTATGGAATAATGAGTAATCTTGTCTGAAAGATATGTATCATGGTTCTCTTGGTGGATGGATAATCAACTGATTGATAATGGAAGTCAACTTACATGGCTTATCATGACGGACCAAAAATGAGTCAATCGGATGAGGGACATAAGGTTCAGCTAGTAACTTGGAGAGAATTATTACTCTGAAATCCATGGATTGCTATGCAGAACTACATATGTAGAGAGGTAAAACATGTCATGACTTGCACAAGAGCCTTTGTGTGGCTGGGATGACATTTACAAGGCATGAGATAGTAAACAACAATGATTAATGCTATGCTCAAAACTCTACTTTGGACATCTATATGCAAGAGTTAAAGACAACACTGGACGGACGTATTTATAGGGTGCGTGAGGGATGGACAAAAACACACCTTTCGTTTAAAACCGAGTAATCAAATTCGTCCGCACTTCTGTCGATGTGTTCATAAGGAGAGTATTTCCGTCTGCGGCGGACTATGAAGGTACTTGGTGCAGCTCCTACTTGAGGACTAGTCCCCAACCCACCAGCCCCTGCTGCCCCTCCTCCCAGGCTGGCTCCTCCTCCTACACTTGCCCCTCCTCCTAGGCCTGGACCTCCTCCAAAGCCTGCTCCTCCTCCTAGGCCTGGACCTCCTACTAGGCCTGGTCCTCCTCCAAGACCTGACCCTCCTCCTATGCCTGGTCCTCCTACTAGGACTGGTCCTCCTCCTAAGCCTGGACCTCCTGCAATGCCTGGTCCTCCTCCCAGCCCTAGGCCTCCTGCAatgcctgctcctcctcctcccagaccTGGACCTCCTATAATGCCTGGTCCTCCTCCAAGGCCTGGTCCTCCAGCTAGACCAACTCCTCCTGGGCCTCCAGCACCAGCCCCGACTAGTGGCTCAGCAAAATCTCCAAATAATCCAAATCCAAAGCCACCATCATCAGCTGCTATGCCAGTGGCATCTCCAAGGCCAGCTCCAAGTACTCCAGGGCCAACTCCAGGGCCAGTTCCAAATCCTCCACCATCACCAGCTACTCCAACGACTGGAGGggcaggaggaggtggaggagcaCCTATGACGGGCACTTGAACTGGTATAAATGTCGGTTCTCGAATTCCAGTTGGGCCGCCACCACCACCTCCAGCAGCTCCTATAGCCACAGGAATTGCAACTGAAGGGGGGATCGCAATGGCTGCAGCGATGGCGGCAAGAACCCCTATTGCGCTTAACCATGCCAGCCACGCCAGTTCATGGACCTATCATGACCAACTCATCAATATAAGGGACATACATACATCTCCAGCGTTGGTGAACCAAAGAGCCCCAGGATTTTTGAAGAATACCAAGAAGATAAGTAAGGTGAATATGATAGGATCTACTGGAAGAGATAAGGCATTTGCACATCCTCCAAAGGAAGAGCAGAAGTatgtaagaagaaaataacttttgagaCAGAATAAAATGAAGGGTTTTAGACAGTGAAACAAGAACTGGAATGAATTTCAGCCCCATTTTTTGTTGTTAGCAGAGGGGTGAATCCGAGAATAAATTATACCAATGCTTTGTTGTGTTGAAGTCGTGAAGTCATAGAGAAGTGGGATATTTGCATTCGTCTGATGGAAGGTCTAGTCCTGTTTACCACTTTGTACAACAGAGGGGAAACGATAGTCATAAGAAGTGGATGTGTGACTGATAGCACAAAGACAAACCATTAGATTAGATGGACAGGAAGTAttgttggggaaaaaaaaaacatgagtaaGTGAGGGTAACATGAAATCCAcagaaaaagttatgaaaagtctagagatgattttttttttatcagaatttaggATGAAATGttcaaaaggaattttaaaaaggTATCGAGGAATTTAGACaaagttttaagtatttataataatttctacaGACAACTGAATGGTATGAAGTTCTTAGCAAATTATCAGATGGTCAGCAATTGATTCACATAGAGGTTTTGTAACCCTTCATTCTACTAAGCAGAAATACTTCACTTGTCTGTAGACTAGAGGTCATTTATGACGTAAAATCAGTTGAAAATTAATACTAACATTTAAAGTGGGAAATGAGTTCAATGCTGGTAGCTTTAAAGTGCTGAAATTTAAAAGAGTTTAGAACACAtgcaattaaaatgttttatcaatttaaaaaaattttaatattcaactttaagggactttatttaaagatttttagtaCTTTTACTCCTTCTGCGACTAAACCTTCGATGATCATTGTCTGATTACAGTGGctgtttaataagaaaaaaaaattgtttttcctttacgCTCCATTTTCATGTAAGGGTCGGTGCCTCTCATTACATTCAAAACCATCATACTTTTCTATATCCCAAAAAAGCAATAGAAAATGCAATGTATACGATAAAATTATTACAGGCCAAATAACAAAAGCAGAGAAATTTtcacagttaaataaaaatagttctgtcaatgtttaattttcagttcTGTGAAATCTTAGGCGCAGGCGGGAGACATTCTCTGGTACAGCAAACCGCCCCCAGGTACCAGTTCTTTGAAATTCTTGGGCATTCCTTTTTAATGTCTTCTAAAAGACGCTGATAGGTCAAGTTTTTAATCATGTGATCTTTTCCAAGGGAAAACTACAGAGAAtatttaatgatgatgattgtttcaAATCCTCACATCGAATTATGTCTTAAGCATCCAACTCCACGTCTGgtcaaaatttttttgtcaaatacaGTAACAATTATTTAACTTGTCCTGAAAAGATTTGCTCACACAAAATTTTTGGATTACCATCCCTAAAATTATGTTCTTACTCTACCTCCAATTTAGGAATAATTTTCTCAACCGATCTGCATGCAACGAAGATTAATGCTAGTGTCCTAAGTCCAGGTAAGTCCCCAGGAACAAACTTTGATAAATTCGGCCCCTGACTTGGTTTCCTATGAGAAGGagtaaatttacaaattatttcttattgaggcgtttatcttttttttttttttttttttttttaaagcctcaCCTGTACATTGTAAAAGTTGACATCCTCGAGGTAGTGCTCCTCCTGGTCGGCACAGCCGTGGCACCTGCCTTCTTCCTGAAGTTCCAGCATCCTTCTCGCCATCTCCAGACCCTGGCGCGCCTGAGAAGCCCAGTTGGAGATGCGACTGGCGTAGTCGTTGACTCGCTCGCTCCAtctgagggagaagaagaagaagaaacagattgAATCACTCTTGTTTTTGGAAGAAAAGCGAACagttaaatgaataattcatatcTGGAAATAAAGAATAGGAGAGAGATATGTgctttttacacaaaacaaaggacGAGCTGTTTATTTGGCACCTGAAATTCACCCAGTGATCTTTCAGCTGGTGAACTTGCCGTGGCAGATATACTGATGGAAAGTTGTAAACTGTAAGCAAATTGCTAACAAATTAAGAACCGTTAAAACAAGAGATTATGTACACGTTTTTCGTTCAGTCAACTGACCAGTCATAATCACCAATGACTTTCAATCCATGCAACAAAATTTATCATCTAgcattgtaaaaatacaaaataattatatcttgGTTCACCATTTGTCTGTGACCTCAATCTCGCCCTACCGGACTTCCCTTGACATAGAGGAAGATCTTTGCTTTTCCTAAAGGTAACATGGCATGAAAAGGTAGTATGGGTTCCTTACCTGCGGTAATAGTTCTCAGGGTATTGGATATCGATGTAAGGGCGCTGACTGCCATCCATCCAAGTTTCAATACGCTCGGCGAAGTCGTATACGTAGTCTGAAATGGGCTCGTACAGGTACGACCTGACTGGCTGGATGACGTAGCTCCTCATGGGGTCAATGACGTAATTATCAATGGCGGGACTGACGTATGATCGCCACACGGACCCCAAGGTTCGAGCGGTTTCctgtcaggtaataataataataataataataataataataataataataataataataataataaaggtttagGTTTGCCTAGGTTTACGTCTtctttatatgtccttaggaaacttgatataccacCTAAGAAGATTGTAAggagaatagagaagactctgtataaatcaataataataataataataataataataataataataataataataataataataataataatgagtgatgGAGTGATTCAATTTTAACTCGTTGTTTTGGTACGAACAGTTATGTGACGTTTGATTgatattagaaataaaatgcaTCATCATcagtttgaggagagagagagagagagagagagagagagagagaagaaagagagagagagagagagagagagagggggggaaataagtaaagagagaatgagagactgACAGTGATATAAGTTATTAAAAAGTGTAAAGTAATCAGACGGAGTGAGAGTCAggaaaggaaacgagagagagagagagagagagagagagagagagagagagagagagagagagagagagagagagagagagagagagagagaataatgtcgACCTACCTCGTCGCTCATATCAGTGAAGATCCTCTTGATCATCATGTTGAGCTCGGCGGTCTCCTTTCCCTCGTAGATCTCCTGCATGGAGTCCATGAGGAGGGTGACGTACATCTGCGACTCGAGGTCGGTCTTGTACTTGGCCAGGCTCTCGTCGATGTAGGCGACGGCGTCCCGGAGCTCCTTGCTCTTCAGGATGGGCTTGACGGCCGCCTTTAGGATCTTCATGCTGACCGCCAGCTGCTTCTTGTCCATCTTGAAGGGCAGCTTGAAGGGCAGGCTCTGCAGGATGAGCTCCTCGTCGGACATGTAGTCCGTCTCGTTCTGGTAGTCGGCCTCCGGGTAGGTGACGTCGTAGGGCGCGTCGCTGAATTCCTCCTCTCCAGTCTTCCCGGCGGCGGCGTCATCCTTCGGGGCGTCCGACATGGCGCTGTTGAGGCTCTGCCAGGGGCTGATGGGGGACTCTTGCGCCAGTGTGCCCACGCTCAGGCACACGAGCAAGCCCAGGAGCATCATGTTTTTCTGCGAAGAAGAAGAGGCGTTGAATGAATAAGGCCTTCGACATGACAGGGAACTGGGTATTATGGCTAGAATAATTATGCACCAGTAAAACCTAAACGCTTTAAGAGTTGAAATAACAATGCCTTTGAAAAGACAAGGAACTGGGTATTCAAATTATGATAAGAATCATTATGCACCAGTAAAAACAAAACGCTTTAAGAGTAGAAATGATAATGCCTTCGAAGTGACAAGGAACTTGGTATTCAAATAATGGTAAAAGGCATTATGTACCAGTAAATAAAAATGCTCACACCTTCATAAAGTTGATTTATATcaagtccttttttattttttatctgacaGCAATAACTGAGTCACACCTAATACCACAAGAACAACataatttcttgttaaaattatatagttattattatggTGAGTGTTAGAGAATACAAACTGCAGTCAAAACTGCAATTGTTTACGCATATTAAAGCTATCTGAGAAAAAATCTACTGGAAAAGTGTAAACAAAAATAGTCCtctatatatgcatctatatgcACCTATGCATCCAAGTCCATGACCCATTTTCTTTCTATgaagttttagatttttttttatctctcaacAAATGTTTTTTTCGTTCTCTATTGATGCTCCAGCAAAGGTTTCAGGTTTCAATTGTCAAACTTCAGCAGATAATTTTTCTTGTGTAACTTTCCCGTTCAATTCGTGTTTCTTCTGGGATTCTGAGAATCCGATATCTAGCGAAATCTTGAACGATGTGTGGTATAATGGTATGTATTTTCATTCACTTCCcccccacccactctctctctctctctctctctctctctctggtgagttatatttacacagacacacacacacacatacacacacacacacacacacacacacacacacacacacacacacatatatatatatatatatatatatatatatatatatatatatatatatatatatatataaattataatgtatgtatgtgaagatatgtatataatgtatgtgtgtgagtacgtGTGTTTCAGTAAGCGTTCAAATCATTGAATATTATGTATACATCGAAGTTCAATTATTCTACCtcttacaaataaacacacacacaaaattacacaGTCCAGGTGTACGTCGTAACCAGATGTAAAAACTTCGACCACAGAGATCAAATGTTTCCTATAATTCATTCAAATTTTGTTAAGGAAAAACTACGGAAGCTCCCAAGATGCCATTCACTACCAGTACGCAATTGTAAGTTTATGATAAAGAATaccgtaataaatttaataaatttccttGTGCTATACTAAAAGGTTTTGTCGCAAAACGAATAGCCTACAGTGGCTGCGTTTGCCCTTCCGGAAGTTATAATTTTACAGCTGATAGCAACAAAAAcagtaggaataataataataataataataataataataataataatataataataataataataataataataaataaccattgttatcattattgctatATTTAGTTAGGGAGTTGAGATAATTCACTCGATGATCATTATATAGTTCATtttacaaatagagagagagagagagagagagagagagagagagagagagagagagagagagagagagagagagagagagagagagagagagagagagagaagcccataAAAACTGGCTTCCTTGGCCAATTACCAAGGTCCCTCCTTGATGTGTGATTATAGAAAACGAGGTCAATATTCCCTAAGAGAAAGTATGTCATGTGTCGTAGAGATTCGAAGGGGGAACCATTCTAGTTTTTGTCGGTTGAAAGACACGTttttctaacctttttttttttcaaattatttatttatttaaaacatgtttctttcattctttggGTAGTTAGACGGCAGAGCGATATTCATGCTTCGTAGGAACCCATATAAAaccttaaaaatggaaaatttcggATGATTAGGGAAGAATTGCTTCACAATAAAAGGTAAATGGCGGTAACGGAATTACATGTTGAACTTCCTGTTATATcttcataaatatacacatcCGTACGTATACGctcacatatgcacacatatatatgtataaactcatatatttatatatatatataaatatatttaaattatatatatatatatatatatatatatatatatatatattaaaatatatacaatataattatgtatataatattatatatatatatatatatatatatatatatatatatatatatatatatatatatatatataatttcctgatTTAGAATCTGTTAAATTTATTTAAGAGACGTTGCATtcaattacttaaaaaataatcgtGTGCCTGACATactcaaatagagagagagagagagagagagagagagagagagagagagagagagagagagagagaggtctaaaaAAACTGGAGCGGCGCCTTGAAATTATGTCAGTGGTGCTAGCTCCTCTAGTCTCCCTAAGCTATAGGACTTAGGGCACGCCTCACCCTGGTCACTCCAGAACCTGTATCTGCGGATTCCTTTCTGGAACGCGTGGCCGATAATTTCCAGTTCATCTGCTTCCGTGTTTCTTCCAGACTTCCTGATGGCTCAGCGGTCAAAGGAAGcgacaggactctctctctctctctctctctgtgtttatatatatatatatatatatatatatatata comes from the Macrobrachium rosenbergii isolate ZJJX-2024 chromosome 3, ASM4041242v1, whole genome shotgun sequence genome and includes:
- the LOC136854885 gene encoding uncharacterized protein; this encodes MNHKNMMLLGLLVCLSVGTLAQESPISPWQSLNSAMSDAPKDDAAAGKTGEEEFSDAPYDVTYPEADYQNETDYMSDEELILQSLPFKLPFKMDKKQLAVSMKILKAAVKPILKSKELRDAVAYIDESLAKYKTDLESQMYVTLLMDSMQEIYEGKETAELNMMIKRIFTDMSDEETARTLGSVWRSYVSPAIDNYVIDPMRSYVIQPVRSYLYEPISDYVYDFAERIETWMDGSQRPYIDIQYPENYYRRWSERVNDYASRISNWASQARQGLEMARRMLELQEEGRCHGCADQEEHYLEDVNFYNVQ